The proteins below are encoded in one region of Pacificitalea manganoxidans:
- the thrS gene encoding threonine--tRNA ligase, translating to MAQISLTFPDGASRDYPAGVTAAEVAQSISPSLAKKAISAELDGRHWDLQWPIEADGAISLFTMKDDAPALELIRHDLAHIMARAVQELWPDVRVTIGPVIANGWYYDFDRAEPFTPEDLGVIEKKMKEIINLRDPVRTEVWERDRAIQHYKDTGEPYKVELIEAIPGTEPIRMYWHGDWQDLCRGPHLQHTGQVPADAFRLMSIAGAYWRGDSTRPMLQRIYGVAFQNKEGLKQHLTMLEEAAKRDHRRLGREMELFHFQEEAPGRPFWHPNGWRVYTTLQDYMRRRQYEGGYVEVNTPQVVDRKLWEASGHWDNYQEHMFIVEVDEEHAREKAINALKPMNCPCHVQVFNQGLKSYRDLPLRMAEFGACNRYEPSGALHGLMRVRGFTQDDAHIFCTEEQIEAETAKFIELLASVYRDLGFESFDIKLSTRPEKRVGTEESWDYVEAALENAIKKTGHPYEIDPGEGAFYGPKLDFKLTDAIGREWQCGTFQVDPNLPERLDANYVGKDGAKHRPFMLHRAIVGSFERFLGILIENFAGRLPLWLAPRQVVVASIVSDADEYVLAVTEKLRAAGLRAEADTRNEKINYKVREHSLGKVPVILAVGQREVEEGTVSARRLGEKQSRTVALDEIVADLAAEATPPDLARRAG from the coding sequence ATGGCCCAGATTTCCCTCACATTTCCCGATGGCGCGAGCCGTGACTACCCCGCTGGCGTGACCGCCGCCGAGGTGGCGCAGTCCATTTCGCCCAGCCTTGCGAAAAAGGCGATCTCTGCCGAACTCGATGGTCGGCACTGGGATCTGCAATGGCCGATCGAGGCCGATGGCGCGATTTCGCTTTTCACGATGAAGGACGACGCCCCCGCGCTGGAACTGATCCGGCACGATCTGGCGCATATCATGGCCCGTGCAGTGCAGGAGCTGTGGCCCGATGTGAGGGTCACCATCGGCCCGGTCATTGCCAATGGCTGGTATTACGATTTCGACCGGGCGGAGCCGTTCACCCCCGAAGATCTGGGCGTCATCGAGAAAAAGATGAAGGAGATCATCAATCTCCGCGATCCGGTCCGCACCGAGGTCTGGGAACGTGACCGCGCCATCCAGCATTACAAAGACACCGGCGAGCCCTATAAGGTGGAGCTGATCGAAGCCATTCCCGGCACCGAGCCGATCCGCATGTATTGGCACGGCGACTGGCAGGATCTGTGCCGCGGCCCGCATCTGCAACATACCGGGCAGGTTCCGGCGGATGCGTTCCGGCTGATGTCCATTGCCGGGGCCTATTGGCGCGGCGACAGCACCCGCCCCATGCTGCAGCGGATCTACGGCGTGGCCTTCCAGAACAAGGAGGGGCTGAAGCAGCACCTGACCATGCTGGAGGAAGCCGCCAAGCGTGATCACCGCCGTCTGGGTCGCGAGATGGAGCTGTTCCATTTTCAGGAGGAGGCCCCGGGCCGTCCGTTCTGGCATCCCAATGGCTGGCGCGTCTACACGACGTTGCAGGACTACATGCGCCGCCGTCAGTATGAAGGCGGCTATGTCGAGGTGAACACCCCGCAGGTCGTCGACCGCAAGCTGTGGGAAGCCTCCGGCCACTGGGACAACTACCAAGAGCACATGTTCATCGTCGAAGTGGACGAGGAACACGCCCGCGAGAAAGCGATCAACGCGCTCAAGCCGATGAACTGCCCCTGCCATGTGCAGGTGTTCAATCAGGGCCTGAAATCCTATCGCGATCTGCCGCTGCGCATGGCCGAGTTCGGCGCCTGTAACCGCTATGAGCCCTCGGGCGCGCTGCATGGCCTGATGCGGGTGCGCGGCTTTACGCAGGATGACGCGCATATCTTCTGCACCGAAGAGCAGATCGAGGCGGAGACTGCGAAATTCATCGAACTGCTTGCCTCGGTCTATCGTGACCTTGGCTTCGAGAGTTTCGACATCAAGCTGTCGACCCGCCCCGAAAAGCGCGTCGGCACCGAAGAATCGTGGGATTATGTCGAGGCCGCGCTGGAAAACGCGATCAAGAAGACCGGCCACCCCTATGAGATCGATCCCGGCGAGGGCGCGTTCTATGGCCCGAAGCTCGATTTCAAACTGACCGACGCCATCGGGCGGGAATGGCAGTGCGGCACGTTCCAGGTCGATCCCAACCTGCCGGAACGGCTGGACGCGAATTACGTCGGCAAAGACGGTGCGAAACATCGCCCCTTCATGCTGCACCGCGCCATCGTCGGCAGTTTCGAGCGGTTCCTCGGCATCCTGATCGAGAACTTCGCCGGGCGTCTGCCCCTGTGGCTTGCCCCGCGTCAGGTGGTCGTCGCGTCGATCGTGTCGGATGCCGATGAGTATGTTCTGGCGGTCACCGAGAAGCTGCGCGCCGCCGGTCTGCGCGCCGAAGCCGACACCCGCAACGAGAAGATCAACTACAAGGTCCGCGAGCACAGCCTTGGCAAAGTGCCGGTGATTCTGGCGGTTGGTCAGCGCGAGGTCGAGGAAGGCACCGTGTCCGCCCGCCGTCTGGGCGAAAAGCAAAGCCGCACGGTCGCGCTGGACGAGATCGTGGCAGACCTCGCTGCCGAAGCCACCCCGCCCGACCTCGCCCGCCGCGCGGGCTAA
- a CDS encoding FAD-dependent monooxygenase, with translation MTRQNTDIVIAGGGIAGLSAAAALGAAGFRVMLVSPDVPVTRGGDAAADLRSTAFLQPARALYERIGLWDRVAGQATPLEVLRIVDAHVTPEGGDPQVRDSREFHAGEIAETAGGPFGWNLLNWQVLGGLMDLLEGMDNVTLRFGTSVTGMVRRDAQAIVRLADGSSVTARLVIGADGRDSAVREAAGIGHDLTRYGQKSLAFVATHEVPHGNASTEIYVQGGPFTTVPLPDLEGKPASAIVWMNPGPETVRLAGLPEAEFNAAMRARACDWLGAMELASRRAMFPIIGLKAQALTAQRVALVAEAAHVLPPIGAQGLNTSLNDIVALVAALEGAPDPGAPEVLDRYAAARARDIGLRVQAIDLFNRVTRSGAPGLQALRLAGLRGLYGLAPLRRAVMRAGLAPVTGDPAQAVRRD, from the coding sequence ATGACACGGCAGAACACCGATATCGTGATCGCGGGCGGCGGCATTGCCGGGCTATCGGCTGCGGCGGCGTTGGGGGCTGCGGGGTTCCGGGTGATGCTGGTGTCGCCCGATGTGCCCGTGACGCGAGGGGGCGATGCGGCGGCGGATCTGCGCTCGACCGCGTTTTTGCAGCCGGCGCGCGCGCTATACGAACGGATCGGGCTGTGGGATCGGGTCGCAGGGCAAGCCACGCCGCTGGAGGTGCTGCGCATCGTCGATGCCCATGTCACGCCCGAGGGCGGTGATCCGCAGGTGCGCGACAGCCGCGAATTCCATGCAGGCGAGATCGCCGAAACGGCGGGCGGCCCGTTTGGCTGGAACCTGCTGAACTGGCAGGTGCTGGGCGGGCTGATGGACCTGTTGGAGGGGATGGACAACGTCACACTGCGGTTTGGCACCTCGGTCACCGGTATGGTGCGGCGCGATGCGCAAGCCATCGTCCGGCTGGCGGATGGCAGTTCTGTCACCGCGCGGCTGGTGATCGGTGCGGACGGGCGCGACAGCGCGGTGCGGGAGGCCGCCGGGATCGGTCATGACCTGACGCGCTATGGCCAGAAATCGCTGGCGTTCGTGGCCACGCATGAGGTGCCGCACGGCAATGCCTCGACCGAGATCTATGTGCAGGGCGGGCCGTTCACCACCGTGCCGCTGCCGGACCTAGAGGGCAAACCCGCCTCGGCCATCGTGTGGATGAACCCCGGACCGGAAACCGTGCGTTTGGCCGGGTTGCCGGAGGCGGAATTCAACGCCGCGATGCGCGCACGCGCCTGTGACTGGCTGGGCGCAATGGAATTGGCGAGCCGCCGGGCGATGTTTCCGATCATCGGGCTGAAGGCACAGGCCCTGACGGCACAGCGCGTGGCGCTGGTGGCGGAGGCCGCGCATGTGCTGCCGCCCATCGGGGCGCAGGGGCTGAACACTTCGCTCAACGATATCGTGGCGTTGGTGGCGGCGCTGGAGGGGGCACCCGATCCCGGCGCGCCGGAGGTTCTGGACCGCTACGCCGCTGCAAGGGCGCGTGACATCGGGTTGCGGGTGCAGGCGATTGACCTGTTCAACCGGGTGACACGCTCCGGCGCGCCGGGATTGCAGGCGCTGCGGCTGGCGGGGTTGCGCGGGCTTTACGGTTTGGCGCCGTTGCGGCGGGCGGTGATGCGGGCGGGCTTGGCGCCGGTGACGGGAGACCCGGCGCAGGCCGTGCGTCGGGACTAG
- a CDS encoding DUF983 domain-containing protein produces MDAPAPRDAAQNGARSAERPLKPALLHGWRGRCPNCGSGPMLKGYLKVRDTCPVCAQELHHHRADDGPAYLTILLVGHIMAPMLHLAFTHLRPDPLILATSFSIGCVALSLYLLPRLKGAMVGLQWAKRMHGFAAPQAAG; encoded by the coding sequence ATGGACGCGCCCGCCCCCCGTGACGCGGCGCAGAACGGTGCCCGCTCGGCGGAGCGCCCGCTAAAACCTGCGCTGCTGCATGGCTGGCGCGGGCGCTGCCCGAATTGCGGCTCTGGTCCGATGCTGAAAGGCTATCTGAAGGTGCGCGACACCTGCCCCGTTTGCGCGCAGGAATTGCACCACCACCGCGCCGATGACGGCCCTGCCTATCTGACGATCTTGCTGGTGGGGCATATCATGGCACCGATGCTGCATCTGGCCTTTACCCATCTGCGACCCGATCCGCTGATCCTTGCCACGTCGTTTTCGATCGGCTGCGTGGCGTTGTCGCTGTATCTGCTGCCGCGACTGAAAGGGGCGATGGTCGGCCTGCAATGGGCCAAGCGCATGCATGGCTTCGCCGCGCCGCAGGCCGCAGGCTAA
- a CDS encoding arsenate reductase family protein encodes MKIFGLKTCDTCRKAVRALPDAEFVDVRAEPLGRDRLAALHGQLGAALLNTRSTTWRGLSEAERAADPVDLLATHPALMKRPLIETDDGTLHLGWTPAVQTALGV; translated from the coding sequence ATGAAGATATTCGGCCTCAAGACCTGTGACACCTGCCGCAAGGCCGTTCGTGCGCTGCCGGACGCGGAATTCGTCGATGTCAGGGCAGAGCCGCTCGGCCGCGACAGGCTCGCGGCGCTGCATGGGCAGCTGGGCGCGGCGCTGCTCAACACCCGCTCGACGACATGGCGCGGCCTGTCGGAGGCGGAGCGCGCGGCGGACCCGGTGGACCTGCTTGCCACCCATCCCGCCCTGATGAAACGCCCGCTGATCGAAACGGATGACGGCACGTTGCATCTGGGCTGGACCCCGGCGGTGCAGACTGCGCTGGGCGTGTGA
- a CDS encoding glycosyltransferase: MQALDPGQLHPVEVRVDARHPTAHGMLRLVGAQAQLHPVAGRVPLGELLRGAGVISDRDLRAALRLRPCREAPLGQILMAHGLITAEDLTRHLARQWQVRVAALDQRPPDPALLDRLDPTRCLRAGLVPWRRLGGVTLIATAHPDRFDAARRWLEPALGPVSMTVATEDAITRALHTTAAARLVAAAETRCPETLSCRPMGAWRWRVTLGMGMAALGALTIAAPGAVFVAVFTLALVLAGLSQLLKIAATCAARRPARAPTRQTAPGAATPPALTRTLHPRPPRQADIAETGAEGAIPLGIMPGPMLPAVSMLVPLYHEHVIAGRLLHRLRAQRYPPELLEICLIVETGDDLTRATLAGTRLPRNARVIVVPPGALRTKPRAMNFALDHCRGSIIGIWDAEDAPEPDQVMKAVQGFAARPPQVGCLQGVLDIYNSRSSWLSRCFAIDYGIWFRLVLPGIARLGLAVPLGGTTVFFRRAALEAVGGWDAHNVTEDADLGLRLRRAGYRTEMIGTVTQEEATRSAWPWIRQRSRWIKGYAMTWAVHMRAPVQLWRAIGPRAFFGVQLMFAGAVVQTLAAPVLWSAWAIPLGLPHPLRATVVAHPLAAGMVATGLALCGLVNMVCGMIAVSRPQRRHLRAWVPALTLYYPLATLAAWKALAELIWRPFFWDKTAHGLATRRPQADRLPTVGGNDATGADAPHTAQGAGPGHPHTSASGDGPSGPETRHDGPEHPTDDMSADMAPDRPGRSGDRTAASPQGAVPPCGAPRAKDQRRKARIQAVLSHPPTASERMARAATETIPLRAIVMEEVLFPHSPR; the protein is encoded by the coding sequence ATGCAGGCACTCGATCCGGGTCAGCTACACCCCGTTGAGGTCCGGGTCGATGCCCGGCACCCGACCGCGCACGGCATGCTGCGTCTTGTGGGGGCACAGGCGCAGCTGCACCCGGTCGCCGGCCGCGTCCCCTTGGGCGAATTGCTGCGGGGGGCGGGCGTCATTTCCGACCGCGACCTGCGCGCCGCGCTGCGCCTGCGACCCTGCCGGGAGGCCCCGTTGGGACAGATCCTGATGGCGCACGGGCTGATCACGGCGGAGGATCTGACCCGGCACCTGGCACGCCAATGGCAGGTGCGCGTGGCCGCGTTGGATCAACGCCCCCCCGATCCCGCGCTTCTCGACCGGCTGGACCCGACGCGCTGCCTGCGCGCGGGGCTGGTACCGTGGCGGCGGCTGGGCGGCGTGACGCTGATTGCCACCGCCCATCCCGACAGGTTCGACGCCGCGCGCCGCTGGCTGGAGCCAGCCCTGGGCCCCGTCTCCATGACCGTCGCCACCGAGGACGCGATCACCCGTGCGCTGCATACCACCGCCGCTGCGCGGCTGGTGGCCGCCGCCGAAACCCGCTGTCCCGAGACGCTGAGCTGCCGCCCGATGGGAGCATGGCGCTGGCGCGTGACGCTGGGCATGGGTATGGCTGCGCTTGGCGCGCTGACCATCGCGGCCCCAGGGGCCGTCTTTGTCGCGGTGTTCACACTGGCGCTGGTGCTGGCGGGGCTGTCGCAACTGCTGAAAATCGCCGCCACCTGTGCCGCACGACGCCCGGCGCGCGCGCCGACCCGGCAAACCGCACCCGGCGCGGCCACCCCGCCCGCGCTCACCCGGACCCTGCATCCCCGCCCGCCGCGGCAGGCAGACATCGCGGAGACGGGCGCCGAAGGGGCCATTCCGCTGGGCATCATGCCGGGGCCGATGCTGCCCGCGGTGTCCATGCTGGTGCCGCTCTACCACGAACATGTCATCGCCGGGCGGCTGCTGCACCGGCTGCGGGCACAGCGCTATCCGCCTGAACTCCTTGAAATCTGTTTGATCGTCGAGACGGGCGATGATCTGACGCGCGCCACGCTTGCCGGCACCCGGCTGCCCCGCAATGCCCGGGTGATCGTGGTGCCGCCCGGCGCCCTGCGCACCAAACCGCGCGCGATGAATTTCGCGCTCGACCACTGCCGCGGCAGCATCATCGGCATTTGGGACGCCGAAGACGCGCCCGAGCCCGATCAGGTTATGAAAGCGGTGCAGGGTTTTGCCGCGCGTCCGCCGCAGGTCGGCTGCCTGCAGGGTGTGCTCGACATCTACAATTCGCGCAGCAGCTGGCTGTCGCGCTGTTTCGCCATCGATTACGGGATCTGGTTCCGGCTGGTCCTGCCCGGCATCGCGCGTCTGGGGCTGGCCGTCCCGCTGGGGGGGACGACCGTGTTCTTTCGCCGCGCCGCTCTGGAGGCCGTGGGGGGATGGGACGCGCATAACGTGACCGAGGATGCGGATCTGGGCCTGCGCCTGCGTCGTGCGGGCTACCGCACCGAGATGATTGGCACCGTCACGCAGGAAGAGGCGACGCGCAGCGCATGGCCGTGGATTCGCCAGCGCAGCCGCTGGATCAAAGGCTACGCGATGACCTGGGCCGTGCATATGCGGGCGCCCGTGCAGCTATGGCGCGCCATCGGTCCGCGCGCGTTTTTCGGTGTGCAACTGATGTTCGCAGGCGCGGTGGTGCAGACGCTGGCCGCGCCGGTTCTATGGTCCGCGTGGGCAATCCCGCTGGGCCTGCCGCATCCGCTGCGCGCAACCGTCGTGGCGCATCCCCTCGCGGCGGGGATGGTCGCGACCGGATTGGCGCTGTGCGGTTTGGTCAACATGGTCTGTGGGATGATCGCCGTGTCGCGCCCCCAACGCCGCCACCTGCGAGCGTGGGTTCCGGCCCTGACGCTCTACTACCCGCTCGCGACGCTCGCCGCGTGGAAGGCGCTGGCAGAATTGATCTGGCGTCCGTTTTTCTGGGACAAGACCGCCCATGGCCTCGCCACCCGCCGCCCGCAAGCGGACAGATTACCAACGGTCGGCGGAAATGACGCGACGGGCGCCGACGCGCCTCACACCGCGCAGGGCGCAGGGCCGGGACACCCGCACACCAGCGCCAGCGGCGACGGCCCATCGGGGCCTGAGACGCGACATGACGGACCCGAGCACCCGACCGACGATATGAGCGCCGATATGGCGCCGGACCGTCCGGGCAGGAGCGGAGATCGCACAGCCGCGTCTCCCCAGGGCGCCGTGCCCCCCTGCGGCGCCCCCCGGGCAAAGGATCAACGCCGCAAGGCCCGGATACAGGCGGTCCTATCCCACCCGCCCACCGCATCCGAGCGCATGGCCCGCGCGGCCACAGAGACAATCCCCCTACGCGCCATTGTCATGGAGGAGGTGTTGTTTCCCCATTCCCCCCGATAA
- a CDS encoding EF-hand domain-containing protein, translated as MKRIALLSVLMATGMATAPFAQTDTATTTRGAHAGMMPAFADLDTDGNGEISTAEVTAWQTARFAEADTDGSGDITAEEIAAHMQQQQAERHAQRMLSQLDTDDSGTISAEEMAASPMAKGATRMFERFDADDDGVVSEEEFTSAQDRMQQRMEKRGDHKGGDRKGGMMGHKGDRGHGDDRRGGDHGERGERGGERGGERGGARDNGRDGARGPMQRGPAPSFADFDTDGDGAISEAEFDAARQAMRPNRPANAPGSAPANAPADAPATAPAAPQGN; from the coding sequence ATGAAACGGATTGCCCTTCTGAGCGTCCTGATGGCTACAGGCATGGCCACCGCGCCCTTCGCGCAGACCGACACCGCCACGACGACCCGTGGCGCCCATGCCGGAATGATGCCCGCATTCGCGGACCTCGACACCGATGGCAATGGCGAAATCTCGACCGCCGAAGTCACCGCATGGCAGACCGCCCGCTTTGCCGAGGCCGATACCGATGGCAGCGGCGACATCACCGCCGAGGAAATCGCGGCCCATATGCAGCAGCAGCAGGCCGAGCGCCACGCCCAGCGTATGCTGAGCCAGCTCGACACCGATGACAGCGGCACCATCAGCGCCGAAGAAATGGCCGCAAGCCCGATGGCCAAAGGCGCGACCCGCATGTTCGAGCGTTTCGACGCCGACGATGACGGCGTTGTCAGCGAGGAGGAGTTCACCTCCGCGCAGGACCGGATGCAGCAGCGCATGGAAAAGCGCGGCGACCATAAAGGCGGCGACCGCAAAGGTGGCATGATGGGTCACAAAGGCGACCGCGGCCACGGCGATGACCGTCGCGGCGGCGACCACGGCGAGCGTGGCGAGCGCGGCGGCGAACGCGGTGGTGAGCGCGGCGGCGCCCGCGACAATGGCCGTGATGGCGCCCGCGGGCCCATGCAGCGCGGCCCGGCACCGAGCTTTGCCGATTTCGACACGGACGGCGACGGCGCGATTTCGGAAGCCGAGTTCGACGCAGCCCGTCAGGCGATGCGCCCCAACCGCCCCGCCAACGCACCGGGTAGCGCCCCGGCCAACGCCCCGGCGGATGCACCGGCCACCGCACCGGCAGCCCCGCAGGGCAACTGA
- a CDS encoding GntR family transcriptional regulator, which translates to MAGAKFVQKDAYGMILDAIDTGLYKPGDRLVESELAERFGVSRTPVREALQRLETQSLLERDGRSLIVASLDHNQLAELYVVRCELEGLAARLAARHATAEEVRVLGDMIVEDRALMPDPNALARANRRFHRQIHLASHNRFLVQQLDLVYRSMALMATTSLAVEGRSETALSEHQQIVDAIGARDEDAADASLRSHISNAFVQRLKQDAQKPVAP; encoded by the coding sequence ATGGCAGGCGCCAAATTCGTCCAGAAGGACGCCTACGGGATGATCCTCGATGCAATCGACACCGGGCTATACAAACCCGGTGACAGGCTGGTGGAATCCGAACTGGCCGAGCGGTTTGGCGTCTCCCGCACCCCGGTGCGCGAGGCCTTGCAGCGGCTCGAGACGCAATCCCTGCTGGAACGGGACGGGCGCTCGCTGATCGTGGCGTCGCTCGATCATAATCAATTGGCCGAACTATATGTCGTGCGCTGCGAATTGGAGGGGCTGGCCGCGCGGCTGGCCGCTCGTCACGCCACCGCCGAGGAAGTGCGCGTGCTGGGCGATATGATCGTCGAGGATCGCGCGTTGATGCCCGACCCGAATGCCCTGGCCCGCGCCAACCGCCGCTTTCACCGCCAGATCCATCTGGCCTCGCATAACCGGTTTCTGGTGCAGCAACTGGACCTTGTCTACCGTTCGATGGCGTTGATGGCGACGACCTCTCTCGCGGTCGAAGGACGCAGCGAGACCGCGCTCAGCGAACATCAGCAAATCGTCGATGCCATCGGCGCCCGGGACGAAGACGCCGCTGATGCTAGCCTGCGCAGCCATATCTCGAACGCTTTCGTGCAGCGGCTGAAGCAAGACGCGCAGAAGCCGGTGGCCCCCTGA
- a CDS encoding pyrimidine 5'-nucleotidase, with protein MTSPAARATDASATGSTAPTVPAWALDGLRAAFDHVRIWVFDLDNTLYPPAVRLFDQIEVKMTDWVMRSIGVDRAEADRLRKLYWAEHGTTLAGLMQVHGIAPDGYLKEVHEIDLSALPRDPALAAAIGALPGRRIVYTNGTKPYAERVLAARGLTGIFDAVYGVEHAGYLPKPQRAAFEAVFATDGVDPARAAMFEDDPRNLSVPHDMGMRTVLVGPLAPPLEAEAAHIHYRTDSLTAFLRAIGPQG; from the coding sequence ATGACCTCTCCCGCCGCGCGCGCTACGGATGCGTCCGCCACTGGTTCGACCGCGCCCACCGTCCCGGCTTGGGCGCTGGACGGGCTGCGCGCCGCATTCGATCATGTGCGGATCTGGGTCTTTGACCTCGACAACACGCTCTACCCTCCGGCGGTGCGGCTGTTCGACCAGATTGAAGTCAAGATGACCGATTGGGTGATGCGCAGTATCGGCGTGGACCGGGCCGAGGCCGACCGCCTGCGGAAGCTCTACTGGGCGGAGCATGGCACCACCTTGGCGGGGCTTATGCAGGTGCATGGCATCGCGCCCGACGGCTATCTGAAAGAAGTGCACGAGATCGACCTGAGCGCCCTGCCCCGCGATCCGGCGCTGGCGGCGGCGATTGGCGCCCTGCCGGGGCGGCGGATCGTCTATACCAACGGCACCAAACCCTATGCGGAGCGGGTGCTGGCGGCGCGTGGGCTGACGGGGATTTTTGACGCGGTCTATGGGGTGGAGCATGCGGGCTACCTTCCCAAACCGCAGCGCGCGGCGTTCGAGGCCGTGTTCGCGACCGATGGTGTCGACCCGGCCCGCGCCGCAATGTTCGAGGACGACCCGCGCAACCTGTCGGTGCCTCATGACATGGGGATGCGCACCGTGCTGGTCGGGCCGCTCGCCCCGCCGCTGGAGGCCGAGGCCGCGCATATCCATTACCGCACTGACAGCCTGACCGCATTTTTGCGGGCGATTGGGCCGCAGGGCTAA
- a CDS encoding cold-shock protein, translating into MPTGTVKWFNTTKGYGFIAPDDGGKDVFVHISAVERAGMTGLADNQKIGYELREGRDGRASASDLQAL; encoded by the coding sequence ATGCCGACCGGCACCGTTAAATGGTTCAACACCACGAAGGGATACGGATTCATTGCCCCCGATGATGGCGGCAAGGACGTGTTCGTCCATATTTCCGCGGTAGAGCGCGCCGGGATGACCGGGCTCGCGGACAACCAGAAGATCGGCTACGAGCTGCGCGAAGGCCGCGACGGTCGCGCCTCGGCGAGCGACCTGCAAGCCCTGTAA
- a CDS encoding NUDIX hydrolase, translated as MASPRRRPQAKVGSGAPDPVLRHAATLILHRHGADGPEVLMGQRARKAAFMPSKFVFPGGALDPGDAHMRLAGALSPACRSRLCIDGACERDGPDAPLPEALVAAAIRELWEETGLMLARPEPWSTADLAAIPPGWDAFAQAGLRPDASACRFVFRAVTPPARSRRFDARFFAARAAAVAGDVDDFSRAQPELGALQWVPLRRARSFDLPFITTVVLAELSHLLSHPEPGVPDDVPFVRNDDIVSNIRRLR; from the coding sequence ATGGCTTCGCCGCGCCGCAGGCCGCAGGCTAAGGTGGGGTCCGGCGCGCCTGACCCCGTGCTGCGCCATGCCGCGACGCTGATCCTGCATCGGCACGGTGCCGACGGCCCGGAAGTTCTGATGGGCCAGCGCGCGCGAAAGGCGGCGTTCATGCCGTCGAAATTCGTGTTTCCCGGCGGCGCGCTCGATCCCGGCGACGCGCATATGCGGCTTGCGGGGGCGCTGTCCCCCGCCTGCCGCTCGCGGCTTTGCATCGACGGCGCCTGCGAGCGTGACGGGCCGGACGCCCCCCTGCCCGAGGCGCTGGTCGCCGCCGCGATCCGTGAATTATGGGAAGAAACCGGGCTGATGCTGGCACGCCCCGAGCCGTGGAGCACGGCAGATCTGGCAGCCATCCCCCCCGGCTGGGACGCCTTTGCGCAGGCCGGGTTGCGCCCTGATGCCAGCGCCTGCCGGTTTGTGTTTCGCGCCGTCACGCCGCCCGCCCGCAGCCGCAGGTTCGACGCGCGCTTCTTTGCGGCCCGCGCGGCGGCGGTGGCGGGGGATGTGGATGATTTTTCGCGCGCGCAGCCGGAACTGGGCGCGTTGCAATGGGTGCCACTGCGCCGCGCTCGGAGCTTTGACCTGCCGTTCATCACAACGGTGGTTCTGGCCGAGTTGTCGCATCTGCTGAGCCACCCCGAACCGGGCGTGCCAGACGACGTGCCTTTTGTCCGCAACGACGACATCGTGAGCAATATCAGACGGCTGCGGTGA
- a CDS encoding RNA polymerase sigma factor — MPLDAMIDIPDDTLLVLYANGDRSAARSLTLRLTPAVVAQARRMLRDQAEAEDVAQEAMLRLWRIAPDWRPGEAKVTTWLYRVTANLCTDRLRKRRGVGLDQIAEPEDDTPRAEERMQIAARAEALEQALNALPERQREAVALRHIEGWSNPEIATAMDITVEAVESLTARGKRALAALLLARREELGLSDD; from the coding sequence ATGCCCCTGGACGCGATGATCGACATACCGGACGACACCCTTCTGGTGCTCTACGCCAATGGCGACAGAAGCGCTGCACGTTCCCTGACGCTGCGCCTGACACCGGCTGTGGTCGCACAGGCCCGTCGGATGCTGCGCGATCAGGCCGAGGCCGAGGACGTCGCGCAGGAGGCTATGCTGCGGCTTTGGCGGATCGCGCCCGATTGGCGCCCCGGCGAGGCCAAGGTCACGACCTGGCTCTATCGGGTGACGGCGAACCTGTGCACCGACCGGCTGCGCAAACGGCGCGGCGTCGGTCTCGACCAGATCGCGGAGCCCGAAGACGACACGCCGAGGGCCGAAGAACGGATGCAGATCGCCGCCCGTGCCGAAGCGCTCGAGCAGGCTTTGAACGCCCTCCCGGAACGCCAGCGCGAAGCCGTCGCGCTGCGCCACATCGAAGGATGGTCGAACCCGGAAATTGCAACGGCTATGGATATTACCGTCGAGGCGGTGGAGAGCCTGACCGCGCGGGGCAAGCGCGCGCTCGCGGCGCTCCTGCTGGCCCGGCGCGAAGAATTGGGGTTGAGTGATGACTGA